The following are encoded in a window of Streptomyces griseiscabiei genomic DNA:
- a CDS encoding MmyB family transcriptional regulator — protein MAYQAGGRRSVPRPVPDSLETRDAQAYLQDYAVLLDSVLFPSAVLDHRWDVVVANAAFRSLFGNVGPHPTAMPDDNFLRFVLFHPDAATVLGDHESSWCLPMLAHVAAAVEHHPQDRGLQSIRRDIAQDPIMDAAYRHGLPHWLRTVGPAAGRHDGAVRPVVHPDPRWGATDCRIVGETPDTLRDLGYHRMTLVLREVGRPANPVRRPRRPRRAVLGHLSVVPSPER, from the coding sequence ATGGCATATCAGGCAGGAGGGCGGCGGTCGGTACCGCGGCCCGTCCCCGACAGTCTCGAGACCCGGGACGCGCAGGCGTATCTGCAGGACTACGCCGTGCTGCTGGACTCCGTCCTGTTCCCGTCCGCCGTCCTCGACCACCGCTGGGACGTCGTCGTCGCCAACGCCGCGTTCCGGTCGCTGTTCGGCAATGTGGGACCGCATCCGACGGCCATGCCCGACGACAACTTCCTGCGCTTCGTGCTCTTCCACCCGGACGCCGCCACGGTCCTCGGGGACCACGAGTCCAGCTGGTGCCTGCCGATGCTCGCCCATGTCGCCGCCGCGGTGGAGCACCACCCCCAGGACCGGGGCCTGCAGTCCATCCGCCGGGACATCGCCCAGGACCCGATCATGGACGCCGCCTACCGCCACGGCCTTCCGCACTGGCTCCGTACGGTCGGCCCCGCCGCCGGCCGGCACGACGGCGCCGTACGCCCCGTCGTCCACCCGGACCCGCGCTGGGGCGCCACCGACTGCCGGATCGTCGGCGAGACCCCCGACACCCTCCGCGACCTGGGCTACCACCGGATGACTCTCGTCCTGCGCGAGGTGGGCCGCCCGGCCAACCCCGTCCGCAGACCACGGCGCCCCCGGCGGGCCGTCCTCGGCCATCTGAGCGTGGTGCCCTCTCCCGAGCGGTGA
- a CDS encoding ABC transporter permease: MSRVLLRLLFAVALPLVLVTVWWFASADSTDVFWPPLRTILTAFPDVWTAERLRADVLPSLLRLSAGYALAAVAGVALGTVIGSSRRVRAVCEPVLEFLRAVPPPVLVPVIMLFAGIGDSMKIAVIASGCVWPVLLNTVEGVRAVDPVLSETARSYGITGVARLRNVVLRSASPQIFAGLRQALSIGIILMVISEMTASSNGLGYTIVQFQRGFAIPDMWTGILVLGLLGFLLSVVFRLVERRVLGWYHGVRASSRRS; the protein is encoded by the coding sequence GTGAGCCGGGTCCTGCTGCGGCTGCTGTTCGCCGTCGCACTGCCGCTCGTGCTGGTCACGGTCTGGTGGTTCGCGTCGGCGGACAGCACCGATGTGTTCTGGCCGCCGCTGCGCACGATCCTGACCGCCTTCCCGGACGTCTGGACCGCCGAGCGGCTGCGCGCCGACGTGCTGCCCAGCCTGCTGCGGCTGTCGGCCGGTTACGCCCTGGCGGCCGTCGCCGGGGTGGCGCTCGGCACGGTGATCGGCTCCTCCCGGCGGGTGCGGGCGGTCTGCGAACCGGTCCTGGAGTTCCTGCGGGCCGTGCCGCCGCCGGTCCTCGTCCCGGTCATCATGCTGTTCGCGGGCATCGGCGACTCGATGAAGATCGCCGTGATCGCGAGCGGCTGTGTCTGGCCGGTCCTGCTCAACACGGTCGAGGGCGTCCGCGCGGTGGACCCCGTGCTGTCCGAGACGGCCCGGTCGTACGGCATCACCGGCGTCGCCCGGCTGCGGAACGTGGTGCTGCGCTCGGCGAGCCCGCAGATCTTCGCGGGGCTGCGGCAGGCGCTGTCCATCGGCATCATCCTCATGGTCATCAGCGAGATGACCGCGTCCAGCAACGGGCTGGGGTACACCATCGTCCAGTTCCAACGCGGTTTCGCGATCCCGGACATGTGGACCGGCATCCTCGTCCTCGGTCTGCTCGGCTTTCTGCTGTCCGTCGTTTTCCGGCTGGTCGAGCGGCGCGTGCTCGGCTGGTACCACGGTGTGCGCGCGTCATCCCGGCGGTCGTAG
- a CDS encoding ABC transporter ATP-binding protein: MLDVRGLKKVYEGSGRRVEAVRDLTFTVEAGELVCLVGPSGCGKTTLLKCVAGLLDPTAGQVLLGGRPVAGPPPGMAVVFQEYGRSLFPWMRVRDNVELPLKQKRLSKERRRGLVDDALASVGLADAAGAYPWQLSGGMQQRVAIARALAYEPQVLLMDEPFAAVDAQTRADLEDLVRGLWRERGMTILFVTHDIDEAVYLGERVLVLSASPTVVREQLKIDLPAERDQLHTRVAPRFAELRTHVYEQIQAAKRGVPQDAPRDVPRDVSLDKD; this comes from the coding sequence ATGCTGGATGTACGGGGCCTGAAGAAGGTCTACGAGGGTTCCGGGCGCCGGGTGGAGGCGGTGCGGGACCTCACCTTCACCGTCGAGGCGGGCGAACTGGTCTGTCTGGTGGGCCCGTCGGGCTGCGGCAAGACGACCCTGCTGAAGTGTGTGGCCGGGCTGCTGGATCCGACGGCCGGTCAGGTCCTGCTCGGGGGACGGCCGGTGGCGGGTCCGCCGCCGGGGATGGCGGTGGTCTTCCAGGAGTACGGGCGCAGCCTGTTCCCCTGGATGCGGGTCCGCGACAACGTCGAACTCCCGCTGAAACAGAAGAGGTTGAGCAAGGAACGGCGGCGCGGGCTGGTCGACGACGCGCTCGCATCGGTCGGCCTCGCGGACGCGGCGGGCGCCTACCCCTGGCAGCTGTCGGGCGGGATGCAGCAGCGGGTCGCCATCGCCCGCGCGCTGGCGTACGAGCCCCAGGTGCTGCTGATGGACGAGCCGTTCGCGGCGGTGGACGCGCAGACCCGTGCCGATCTGGAGGATCTGGTGCGGGGCCTGTGGCGGGAGCGGGGCATGACGATCCTGTTCGTCACCCATGACATCGACGAGGCCGTCTATCTGGGCGAGCGGGTCCTGGTCCTCTCCGCCTCCCCCACCGTCGTACGGGAGCAGCTGAAGATCGATCTGCCCGCCGAGCGGGATCAGCTGCACACCCGGGTGGCCCCGCGCTTCGCGGAGCTGCGGACCCATGTGTACGAGCAGATCCAGGCGGCCAAACGCGGGGTGCCGCAGGACGCGCCGCGGGACGTCCCTCGGGACGTCTCCCTGGACAAGGATTGA
- a CDS encoding ABC transporter permease, with product MRGADAALGAAGLAGFLALWEAAPRVGLVEDDYLPPVSRVADALAAELADGAFWTALGDTLTGWAVGLLIAVTAGIVTGVVIAVVPYLREATTSTIEFLRPIPSVALIPLAVLLYGSELRSVLLLVVYASFWQILIQTLYGVQDVDPVAEETARSYGLGPWARVRYVLWPTALPYVMTGVRLAAAVALILAVTAELVIGAPGLGQRIAVAQTSQAVPEMYALVVVTGLLGLLINVGARAVERRALAWHQSVRGEVAV from the coding sequence GTGAGGGGTGCCGACGCCGCCCTCGGCGCGGCCGGGCTCGCCGGGTTCCTCGCCCTGTGGGAGGCCGCCCCGCGCGTCGGCCTCGTCGAGGACGACTATCTCCCGCCGGTGAGCCGGGTCGCCGACGCGCTCGCCGCCGAACTCGCCGACGGCGCGTTCTGGACGGCGCTCGGCGACACCCTCACCGGCTGGGCGGTGGGCCTGCTGATCGCGGTGACGGCCGGGATCGTGACGGGGGTCGTCATCGCCGTCGTCCCGTATCTGCGCGAGGCGACCACGTCCACGATCGAGTTCCTGCGCCCGATCCCCTCGGTCGCGCTGATCCCCCTCGCCGTCCTGCTCTACGGCAGCGAACTGCGCTCGGTGCTGCTGCTGGTGGTCTACGCGTCCTTCTGGCAGATCCTCATCCAGACCCTGTACGGCGTCCAGGACGTCGACCCGGTCGCCGAGGAGACCGCCCGCTCCTACGGCCTCGGCCCCTGGGCCCGGGTCCGGTACGTGCTGTGGCCCACGGCCCTGCCGTACGTCATGACGGGGGTCCGGCTGGCCGCCGCCGTGGCCCTCATCCTGGCGGTGACCGCCGAACTGGTCATCGGGGCACCGGGGTTGGGCCAGCGCATCGCGGTGGCCCAGACCTCGCAGGCGGTGCCGGAGATGTACGCCCTGGTGGTGGTCACCGGGCTGCTGGGGCTGCTGATCAATGTGGGCGCCCGCGCGGTGGAGCGGCGGGCGCTGGCCTGGCACCAGTCGGTGCGCGGGGAGGTGGCGGTGTGA
- a CDS encoding toxin-antitoxin system, toxin component, with protein sequence MRRLCGELVGEIDLPAPADPADLYGALCDAMSRRRGRPVHYRTAAFPPGTASGLWLDMAEQDLVVIEERTAPDHQLVILGHELWHMQAGHCGRQVEGVAVAARLLSRDADLRDTELRETVLKVAARTRFDLRDEQDAESFGLLLASKCRTWLAGSALRGPVRRDHLAGRIGASLGYRGPQG encoded by the coding sequence ATGCGCCGTCTGTGCGGCGAGCTGGTCGGCGAGATCGACCTGCCGGCACCGGCGGACCCCGCCGACCTCTACGGCGCCCTGTGCGACGCCATGAGCAGACGCCGCGGCCGGCCCGTCCACTACCGTACGGCCGCGTTCCCGCCGGGCACGGCCAGCGGGCTGTGGCTGGACATGGCCGAGCAGGACCTGGTCGTCATCGAGGAACGCACCGCGCCCGACCACCAGTTGGTGATCCTCGGCCACGAGCTGTGGCACATGCAGGCCGGGCACTGCGGCCGGCAGGTCGAGGGCGTGGCGGTCGCCGCGCGCTTATTGAGCCGGGACGCGGATCTGCGGGACACCGAACTGCGGGAGACCGTGCTGAAGGTCGCCGCCCGTACCCGTTTCGACCTCAGGGACGAGCAGGACGCCGAGAGCTTCGGCCTGCTGCTGGCCAGCAAGTGCCGTACGTGGCTGGCCGGTTCGGCGCTGCGCGGGCCGGTGCGCCGCGACCATCTGGCGGGCCGTATCGGGGCCTCGCTGGGCTACCGCGGGCCGCAGGGCTGA
- a CDS encoding MAB_1171c family putative transporter: MDGPSYYIPAVAMTIALASKTPALLRNRRDPLIRSVCALMTLAALVFCFAAPPTITQLNHVTGVTNISAPVVYFLLSAFSGSCLVLITNWRGGPPETTRRLSRRWIAGYGAVCAAIVLLFVLGEAPVERVRDFDTYYADTPFLREMIVLYLVGFTVAGVAMNVMCWRWALQVRGWLRAGLLIIASGFLLNVPFAAVKLIAVVARWQGADLDHLSTDVAPLLASAGAQVGAVGFCLPLAGERLDDSWTIWSMYRRLGPLWRELRPVWGQASHEVRISWWAPARLRMTQRESDIHDGMLSLYPYFDSEVRARAYDAAVASGSEPVQARAEADAAMVTAAVRAKEDDPEGRVIDSATADTPAPPAENPRDLVRMSIALRQSPVVAAAREWAAATRSESDFHERTR, encoded by the coding sequence ATGGACGGGCCCAGCTACTACATCCCGGCCGTCGCGATGACGATCGCGCTGGCCTCGAAGACGCCCGCGCTGCTGCGGAACCGGCGCGACCCGCTGATCAGGTCCGTGTGCGCGCTGATGACCCTGGCCGCCCTGGTCTTCTGTTTCGCCGCACCGCCGACGATCACCCAGCTCAACCACGTCACCGGCGTCACCAACATCTCGGCGCCCGTCGTCTACTTCCTGCTGAGCGCGTTCAGCGGCTCCTGTCTGGTGCTGATCACCAACTGGCGGGGCGGCCCGCCCGAGACGACCCGCAGGCTCTCCCGCCGCTGGATCGCCGGGTACGGCGCGGTGTGCGCGGCGATCGTGCTGCTGTTCGTGCTCGGCGAGGCGCCCGTGGAGCGGGTGCGGGACTTCGACACGTACTACGCCGACACCCCGTTCCTGCGCGAGATGATCGTGCTCTACCTGGTCGGTTTCACCGTCGCGGGTGTCGCGATGAACGTGATGTGCTGGCGCTGGGCGCTGCAGGTGCGTGGCTGGCTGCGCGCCGGGCTGCTGATCATCGCGTCCGGCTTCCTGCTCAACGTCCCGTTCGCGGCGGTCAAACTGATCGCCGTGGTCGCCCGCTGGCAGGGCGCCGACCTGGACCATCTGAGCACGGACGTCGCCCCGCTGCTGGCGTCCGCCGGCGCCCAGGTCGGCGCGGTCGGCTTCTGTCTGCCGCTGGCCGGGGAGCGCCTCGACGACTCGTGGACCATCTGGTCCATGTACCGTCGGCTCGGCCCGCTGTGGCGGGAGTTGCGCCCGGTCTGGGGCCAGGCGAGCCACGAGGTGCGGATCTCCTGGTGGGCCCCTGCCAGGCTCCGGATGACACAGCGGGAGTCCGACATCCACGACGGCATGCTCAGCCTGTACCCGTACTTCGACTCCGAGGTACGGGCCAGGGCCTACGACGCGGCCGTCGCGTCGGGTTCCGAGCCCGTCCAGGCGCGGGCGGAGGCGGACGCGGCGATGGTGACGGCGGCCGTCCGGGCCAAGGAGGACGATCCGGAGGGCCGGGTCATCGACTCGGCCACCGCCGACACCCCCGCCCCGCCCGCCGAGAACCCCCGTGACCTCGTCAGGATGTCCATCGCCCTGCGTCAGTCACCCGTCGTAGCGGCCGCCCGCGAATGGGCCGCCGCGACCAGGTCAGAGAGCGACTTCCATGAAAGAACCCGTTAG
- a CDS encoding IclR family transcriptional regulator domain-containing protein — protein MPDRDRFGADRAPHFVRSFERGLAVIRAFDAEHPALTLSEVARTCELTRAAARRFLLTLVDLGYVHTDGRLFRLTPRVLELGYAYLAGLALPDLAVPHLERLVAQVGESSSLCVLDGDDIVYVARVSASRIMTATITVGTRFPAQVTSVGRVILAHLPDEEIDARLARVVPHPFTRRTLTSADRLRAELRRIRRQGYAVVDQELEEGLRSVAAPVRDRDGEVVAAVNIPVHAGRTSVESVRRDLLPPLLATVARIEADLCATGAAARTTTGHGTAVRPSLQVEHQP, from the coding sequence ATGCCTGATCGAGACCGGTTCGGCGCAGACCGCGCACCGCACTTCGTCCGGTCCTTCGAGCGGGGCCTCGCGGTCATCCGGGCCTTCGACGCCGAGCACCCCGCGCTGACCCTGAGCGAGGTCGCCCGCACCTGTGAGCTGACCCGGGCCGCCGCCCGCCGCTTCCTGCTCACCCTCGTCGACCTCGGGTACGTCCACACCGACGGCCGGCTGTTCCGGCTGACCCCGCGCGTGCTCGAACTCGGCTACGCCTATCTCGCCGGACTCGCCCTCCCCGACCTCGCCGTACCGCATCTGGAGCGGCTGGTCGCGCAGGTGGGGGAGTCGTCCTCGCTGTGCGTCCTCGACGGCGACGACATCGTGTACGTGGCGCGGGTCAGCGCGTCCCGGATCATGACGGCGACCATCACCGTGGGCACCCGCTTCCCCGCCCAGGTCACCTCGGTCGGCCGGGTGATCCTCGCGCATCTGCCGGACGAGGAGATCGACGCCCGGCTCGCCCGCGTCGTCCCCCATCCCTTCACCCGGCGCACCCTCACCTCCGCCGACCGGCTCAGGGCCGAGCTGCGGCGGATACGACGCCAGGGGTACGCCGTCGTCGACCAGGAACTGGAGGAGGGGCTCCGCTCGGTCGCCGCGCCCGTCCGGGACCGGGACGGCGAAGTGGTGGCCGCCGTGAACATCCCCGTCCACGCCGGCCGCACCTCGGTCGAGTCGGTACGCCGCGACCTGCTGCCCCCACTGCTCGCCACCGTCGCCCGGATCGAGGCCGACCTGTGCGCGACGGGGGCGGCGGCGAGGACGACGACGGGACACGGCACCGCCGTGCGCCCGTCGCTACAGGTCGAGCACCAGCCGTGA
- a CDS encoding FAD-dependent monooxygenase: protein MKEPVSGPHDSAVTTARRAVVVGAGLAGLLAAAALRDHAEVVVVERDTLPEGPEPRKGVPQARHAHLLWSGGARAMEDLLPGVTDAWLAAGARRIPLPTGLVSLSAQGWVRRWPEMEFMIACSRDLLESVVRAQLLAGPGVTVLDRTEILGLEGDASRVTGLRVRSVDGEERVLGADLVVDAAGRGSRGTAWLDTLGVAPAPMEEVDSGLVYATRLFRAPAGTEEYPVVNVQPDGSQPVPGRSATLVPVEGGRWLVTLSGTRGGQPTAVAEEFEAFARAVRHPVVGELIARAEPLTDVVVTRSTINRRRFFEKVSGWPEGFVAIGDSVATYNPIYGHGMSVAAQSAVLLRERVAALGLSAPGLARRVQQAVAVPVTLAWELATGTDIRYPEAIGKRPNAARRLFGRYVERLTRTALGRPLVFKAYLGVVTLTEPIGALVRPDVVLAVLRGPVKSPLTGPPLTDDERETVLGAAPR from the coding sequence ATGAAAGAACCCGTTAGCGGCCCGCACGACTCGGCGGTCACGACCGCCCGGCGCGCCGTCGTCGTCGGCGCGGGCCTGGCCGGTCTGCTGGCCGCCGCCGCGCTGCGCGACCACGCCGAGGTCGTCGTCGTCGAACGCGACACGCTGCCCGAGGGCCCGGAGCCCCGCAAGGGTGTCCCCCAGGCCCGACACGCCCATCTCCTGTGGTCCGGCGGGGCGCGCGCCATGGAGGACCTGCTGCCGGGGGTCACGGACGCCTGGCTGGCGGCGGGTGCCCGGCGCATCCCGCTGCCGACCGGTCTGGTCTCGCTGTCGGCGCAGGGCTGGGTCCGGCGCTGGCCCGAGATGGAGTTCATGATCGCGTGCAGCCGCGATCTGCTGGAGTCGGTCGTCCGCGCGCAGTTGCTCGCCGGGCCCGGGGTCACCGTGCTCGACCGCACCGAGATCCTGGGGCTGGAGGGCGACGCGTCCCGGGTGACGGGGCTGCGGGTCCGTTCCGTCGACGGGGAGGAGCGGGTGCTCGGCGCCGATCTGGTGGTGGACGCCGCCGGACGCGGTTCGCGGGGCACCGCGTGGCTCGACACGCTCGGGGTGGCGCCCGCGCCGATGGAGGAGGTCGACTCGGGGCTCGTGTACGCCACCCGGCTCTTCCGGGCGCCCGCGGGCACCGAGGAGTACCCGGTGGTCAATGTGCAGCCGGACGGCTCGCAGCCGGTGCCGGGGCGCAGCGCGACCCTGGTACCCGTCGAGGGCGGGCGCTGGCTGGTGACGCTGTCGGGCACCCGGGGAGGCCAGCCGACCGCCGTCGCCGAGGAGTTCGAGGCGTTCGCGCGCGCCGTCAGACACCCGGTCGTGGGTGAGCTGATCGCCCGCGCGGAGCCCCTGACCGATGTCGTGGTCACCCGCAGCACGATCAACCGGCGGCGCTTCTTCGAGAAGGTGTCCGGCTGGCCCGAAGGCTTCGTCGCGATCGGCGACTCCGTCGCCACGTACAACCCGATATACGGCCACGGCATGTCCGTCGCCGCGCAGAGCGCCGTGCTGCTGCGTGAGCGGGTCGCCGCCCTCGGGCTGTCGGCGCCGGGGCTGGCGCGCCGGGTGCAGCAGGCCGTGGCGGTGCCGGTGACGCTCGCCTGGGAGCTGGCCACCGGCACGGACATCCGTTACCCGGAGGCCATCGGCAAGCGCCCGAACGCCGCGCGGCGGCTCTTCGGCCGCTATGTGGAGCGGCTGACGCGTACGGCGCTGGGCCGGCCCCTGGTCTTCAAGGCGTATCTCGGCGTGGTCACCCTCACCGAGCCCATCGGCGCCCTCGTCCGGCCGGACGTGGTCCTGGCGGTGCTCCGCGGCCCCGTCAAGTCCCCGTTGACCGGGCCACCCCTGACGGACGATGAGCGGGAGACGGTGCTGGGCGCGGCGCCTCGGTAG
- a CDS encoding helix-turn-helix domain-containing protein has product MTDGFEVPDAAATVLLPAVVARVTALADKLRVRHTEVFDSRRLSVASGVPEAVVKALLSGQRAGEPDVQARFLQRLGLLRRTRLKPGGRKYTQQEIADGAGMSRQQAGALINGDRRPTMEHCDAIQRFFRVHAGFLTAEDPEALASALMRTEQELLQQLADRERAAAEAVDDPLQRLLQNHGVRSIAWRAAQLPTDQHRDKVAEWLDMLLESVKRPES; this is encoded by the coding sequence GTGACGGATGGCTTCGAGGTTCCGGACGCCGCGGCGACGGTTCTGCTGCCGGCCGTCGTGGCCCGTGTCACCGCGCTCGCCGACAAGCTGCGCGTACGGCACACGGAGGTCTTCGACTCCCGGCGGCTCTCGGTCGCCTCGGGCGTGCCGGAGGCGGTGGTGAAGGCCCTGCTGAGCGGCCAGCGCGCCGGTGAACCGGACGTCCAGGCCCGCTTTCTGCAGCGGCTGGGCCTGCTGCGCCGCACCCGCCTCAAGCCGGGCGGCCGCAAGTACACCCAGCAGGAGATCGCCGACGGCGCCGGGATGTCGCGCCAGCAGGCGGGTGCCCTGATCAACGGGGACCGGCGTCCCACGATGGAGCACTGCGACGCCATCCAGCGCTTCTTCAGAGTGCACGCCGGCTTCCTCACCGCCGAGGACCCCGAGGCGCTGGCGAGCGCCCTGATGCGGACCGAGCAGGAGCTCCTCCAGCAGCTCGCCGACCGTGAGCGCGCGGCGGCCGAGGCCGTGGACGACCCGCTGCAGCGGCTGCTGCAGAACCACGGGGTGCGCTCCATCGCCTGGCGGGCGGCCCAGCTGCCCACCGACCAGCACCGTGACAAGGTGGCGGAGTGGCTGGACATGCTGCTGGAGAGCGTCAAGCGGCCCGAGTCCTGA
- a CDS encoding PDR/VanB family oxidoreductase, with amino-acid sequence MTASTSAPASTSAPASAASAVYEAELVVEGREFAADGVLALTLRHPLGEELPGWEPGAHIDVLLGPELERQYSLCGDPADRSTWRIGVLREPDGRGGSAYVHTELAAGDKVRVRGPRNNFALEPVPRYRFVAGGIGITPILPMLAAAEAAGAEWSLLYGGRNRESMAFRAELDAYGDRVTVAPQDETGLLDLGSVLDGLPEDTLVYCCGPGALLDAVEERCPGAALRVERFRPKEQETGPDSEFEVVLERTGKTVTVPVGVSVLDTVRAAGVEVLYSCAEGTCGTCETDVLEGTPDHRDSVLTDEERAAGETMLICVSRCQGSRLVLDL; translated from the coding sequence ATGACCGCCTCCACGTCCGCCCCCGCCTCCACGTCCGCCCCCGCGTCCGCCGCCTCGGCCGTCTACGAGGCCGAACTCGTCGTCGAGGGGCGCGAGTTCGCCGCCGACGGCGTGCTCGCCCTCACGCTCCGGCACCCGCTCGGCGAGGAACTGCCCGGCTGGGAGCCGGGCGCGCACATCGATGTGCTGCTGGGGCCGGAGCTGGAGCGCCAGTACTCGCTGTGCGGTGATCCGGCGGACCGCTCGACATGGCGCATCGGGGTCCTGCGGGAGCCCGACGGGCGCGGCGGATCGGCCTATGTGCACACGGAGTTGGCGGCGGGCGACAAGGTCCGGGTGCGCGGGCCGCGCAACAACTTCGCCCTGGAACCGGTGCCCCGCTACCGGTTCGTGGCCGGCGGCATCGGCATCACGCCCATCCTGCCGATGCTGGCCGCGGCCGAGGCGGCGGGTGCGGAGTGGTCCCTGCTGTACGGCGGGCGCAACCGTGAATCCATGGCGTTCCGGGCCGAGTTGGACGCGTACGGCGACCGGGTGACCGTCGCCCCGCAGGACGAGACGGGGCTGCTGGACCTCGGGTCCGTGCTGGACGGGCTGCCCGAGGACACCCTCGTCTACTGCTGCGGGCCCGGCGCGCTGCTCGACGCGGTGGAGGAGCGGTGCCCCGGCGCCGCGCTCCGGGTCGAGCGGTTCCGGCCCAAGGAGCAGGAGACGGGTCCGGACAGCGAGTTCGAGGTCGTGCTGGAGCGTACGGGGAAGACCGTCACGGTCCCCGTCGGGGTCTCCGTGCTCGACACCGTGCGGGCGGCCGGGGTCGAGGTGCTGTACTCCTGCGCGGAGGGCACCTGCGGGACCTGCGAGACGGACGTCCTGGAGGGCACCCCCGACCACCGTGACTCGGTGCTCACCGACGAGGAGCGCGCGGCCGGGGAGACCATGCTCATCTGTGTCTCCCGGTGCCAGGGGTCACGGCTGGTGCTCGACCTGTAG
- a CDS encoding ABC transporter substrate-binding protein, whose product MRRLLIGLAAGTLFTAATACGSSDSGSGGGGSASGGTTTLKLGVIPIIDVAPMYLGEKKGFYSERGLKLEPTLAQGGAAIVPGVVSGQFDFGFSNMTSLLVAQSKNVPVKAVVNGVASTGKPGADFAEIAVPKGSALKSAKELEGKKVAANTLGNICDTSVNESVRKDGGDPSKVEYVEMPFDQMPAALAKGQVDAACVVEPALATIKSQGGTVLASNFVDVSPDLTVAMYFTSEQYAAKNPELVKKFQEATAESLAYADEHPDEVREIITTYTKIPESLLKTVVLPRWPAEPDRASIERLAELGQQDGLFEKAPDLDKLLP is encoded by the coding sequence ATGCGTCGTCTGCTCATCGGCCTCGCGGCCGGCACCTTGTTCACCGCCGCGACCGCCTGTGGTTCCTCCGACTCCGGTTCGGGTGGCGGGGGTTCGGCCTCCGGCGGGACCACCACGCTCAAGCTGGGCGTGATCCCCATCATCGATGTCGCCCCGATGTACCTGGGCGAGAAGAAGGGCTTCTACAGCGAGCGCGGGCTGAAGCTGGAGCCGACGCTCGCGCAGGGCGGGGCGGCGATCGTGCCCGGTGTCGTCTCCGGGCAGTTCGACTTCGGCTTCAGCAACATGACCTCCCTGCTGGTCGCCCAGTCCAAGAACGTGCCGGTGAAGGCCGTGGTGAACGGGGTGGCCTCCACCGGGAAGCCGGGCGCGGACTTCGCGGAGATCGCCGTGCCGAAGGGCAGCGCGCTGAAGTCCGCGAAGGAGCTGGAGGGCAAGAAGGTCGCGGCCAACACCCTGGGCAACATCTGCGACACCTCGGTCAACGAGTCGGTCCGAAAGGACGGCGGCGACCCGTCGAAGGTCGAGTACGTGGAGATGCCGTTCGACCAGATGCCGGCCGCGCTGGCCAAGGGCCAGGTGGACGCGGCCTGTGTCGTGGAGCCCGCGCTCGCCACCATCAAGTCCCAGGGCGGCACGGTCCTGGCGTCGAACTTCGTGGACGTGTCCCCGGACCTCACCGTGGCCATGTACTTCACCTCCGAGCAGTACGCCGCGAAGAACCCGGAGTTGGTGAAGAAGTTCCAGGAGGCCACGGCCGAGTCGCTGGCGTACGCCGACGAACACCCGGACGAGGTACGGGAGATCATCACCACGTACACGAAGATCCCGGAGAGCCTGCTGAAGACGGTCGTGCTGCCCCGCTGGCCCGCGGAGCCGGACCGTGCCTCCATCGAGCGGCTGGCCGAACTGGGGCAGCAGGACGGCCTGTTCGAGAAGGCCCCGGACCTGGACAAGCTGCTGCCGTGA